In Saccharothrix violaceirubra, the following are encoded in one genomic region:
- the rfbB gene encoding dTDP-glucose 4,6-dehydratase: MRVLVTGGAGFIGSHYVRELVRGAYPAYADAEVVVLDKLTYAGNEANLAPVADDPRFSFVRGDICDRELVSGLMRGTDVVVHFAAESHVDRSIDGSADFVLTNVLGTQVLLQGALEAGVAKFVHVSTDEVYGSIDEGSWTEDHILEPNSPYSASKASSDLLARSFFRTHGLPVSITRCSNNYGPYQFPEKVIPLFVTNLVDGRNVPLYGDGLNVRDWLHVDDHCRGIQLVLEGGRAGEIYNIGGGTELTNRELTERLVAATGRDWSAVEPVQDRKGHDRRYSVDITKISTELGYAPKVDFATGLADTVEWYRSNRSWWEPLKQRAALA; encoded by the coding sequence ATGCGCGTACTGGTGACGGGTGGAGCCGGGTTCATCGGCTCGCACTACGTACGGGAGTTGGTGCGCGGCGCGTACCCCGCCTACGCGGACGCGGAGGTGGTCGTGCTCGACAAGCTCACCTACGCGGGCAACGAGGCCAATCTCGCGCCCGTGGCGGACGACCCCCGGTTCAGTTTCGTCCGGGGCGACATCTGCGACCGTGAGCTGGTCAGCGGCCTGATGCGGGGCACGGACGTGGTCGTGCACTTCGCCGCCGAGTCCCATGTGGACCGTTCGATCGACGGCTCGGCCGACTTCGTGCTGACCAACGTCCTGGGCACGCAGGTGCTGCTCCAGGGCGCGTTGGAGGCGGGCGTGGCGAAGTTCGTCCACGTGTCGACGGACGAGGTCTACGGCTCGATCGACGAGGGTTCCTGGACCGAGGACCACATCCTCGAACCCAACTCTCCGTATTCGGCGTCGAAGGCGTCCTCGGACCTGTTGGCGCGTTCGTTCTTCCGCACGCACGGGCTGCCCGTGAGTATCACCCGGTGTTCGAACAATTACGGGCCGTATCAGTTCCCGGAGAAGGTCATCCCGTTGTTCGTCACGAACCTCGTGGATGGTCGTAACGTTCCGTTGTACGGGGACGGGCTCAACGTCCGCGACTGGCTGCACGTGGACGACCACTGCCGGGGCATCCAGCTCGTGCTGGAGGGCGGCCGGGCGGGTGAGATCTACAACATCGGCGGCGGCACCGAGCTGACCAACCGCGAGCTGACCGAACGCCTGGTGGCCGCGACCGGCCGGGACTGGTCGGCCGTCGAGCCGGTCCAGGACCGCAAGGGCCACGACCGGCGCTACTCGGTCGACATCACCAAGATCTCGACCGAACTGGGCTACGCGCCCAAGGTCGACTTCGCCACCGGGCTGGCGGACACGGTCGAGTGGTACCGTTCGAACCGGTCGTGGTGGGAACCCCTCAAGCAGCGCGCGGCCCTGGCATGA
- the rfbD gene encoding dTDP-4-dehydrorhamnose reductase, translating to MSLALLVPGGRGQLGHDLVGAAPADGLVHAPSSAELDLTDAAAVVDAVASFAATARDGGLRPVVVNAAAYTAVDAAETDEERAFAVNAVGPGSLAAACAAHNVPLLHVSTDYVFPGDGTEPYAADAPTGPRSAYGRTKLAGERRVLEAWERSWVVRTAWVYGANGANFVKTIARLAGERETLSVVDDQRGSPTWSLDLARGLVELASLVVRTDVPGRVLHATGGGETTWCGFARAVFEELGLDPARVRPCGTEDFPRPAPRPAYSVLSGAEWAAAGLTPLRPWRDALHEAVTSGLVP from the coding sequence ATGAGCCTGGCGTTGTTGGTGCCCGGTGGCCGCGGCCAGCTCGGGCACGACCTGGTGGGCGCGGCGCCCGCCGACGGCCTGGTGCACGCGCCGTCGTCGGCGGAGCTGGACCTGACGGACGCGGCGGCGGTTGTGGACGCGGTGGCGTCCTTCGCCGCCACCGCGCGCGACGGCGGGCTGCGGCCCGTGGTCGTGAACGCCGCCGCCTACACGGCCGTGGACGCGGCCGAGACCGACGAGGAACGGGCGTTCGCGGTCAACGCCGTGGGACCGGGGTCGTTGGCTGCGGCGTGCGCGGCGCACAACGTGCCCTTGTTGCACGTGTCGACCGACTACGTCTTCCCCGGCGACGGGACCGAGCCTTACGCGGCCGACGCGCCGACCGGGCCGCGGTCCGCCTACGGGCGGACGAAGCTGGCCGGCGAGCGGCGCGTGCTGGAGGCGTGGGAGCGGTCCTGGGTCGTCCGCACGGCGTGGGTGTACGGGGCGAACGGGGCGAACTTCGTCAAGACCATCGCCCGGTTGGCGGGCGAGCGGGAGACCCTTTCGGTGGTCGACGACCAGCGCGGGTCGCCGACGTGGTCGCTCGACCTCGCGCGCGGGCTGGTGGAGCTGGCGTCGCTCGTCGTGCGGACGGACGTGCCCGGCCGGGTGCTGCACGCGACCGGCGGCGGCGAGACCACGTGGTGTGGGTTCGCGCGGGCGGTGTTCGAGGAACTGGGCCTTGACCCCGCGCGGGTCCGGCCGTGCGGGACCGAGGACTTCCCGCGCCCGGCGCCCCGGCCCGCCTACTCGGTGCTGTCCGGCGCCGAGTGGGCGGCGGCGGGCCTGACTCCGTTGCGACCGTGGCGCGACGCGTTGCACGAGGCGGTCACGTCCGGCCTCGTGCCGTGA
- a CDS encoding Imm1 family immunity protein: MSFTAVWPITDPHDTEAADELTVTAPEDVDTLLTRLAEPGAGPAVIEHQDRELLDDTEGLLGEPGATKLPDHDMAVAVGDGFGYLTYADPDNDYSTLHGDAASPEYRSEYVDYPAGSGVPIETLGSALKDFLTTAQRPENVRWTAL; this comes from the coding sequence ATGAGTTTCACCGCAGTCTGGCCGATCACCGACCCGCACGACACCGAGGCCGCCGACGAACTCACCGTCACCGCCCCGGAGGACGTCGACACCCTCCTGACCAGGCTCGCCGAACCCGGCGCCGGCCCGGCCGTGATCGAGCACCAGGATCGCGAACTCCTCGACGACACCGAAGGCCTGCTGGGAGAACCGGGCGCGACGAAGCTCCCGGACCACGACATGGCCGTGGCGGTCGGTGACGGCTTCGGCTACCTCACCTACGCCGACCCCGACAACGACTACTCCACGTTGCACGGTGACGCCGCGTCACCCGAATACCGCAGCGAGTACGTCGATTACCCCGCCGGATCGGGCGTACCAATCGAGACGCTCGGCAGTGCGCTCAAGGATTTCCTGACGACGGCCCAGCGGCCGGAGAACGTCCGCTGGACCGCCCTGTGA
- a CDS encoding Imm1 family immunity protein, producing the protein MDWDAGSGVAVEVLATALKEFLVTGHRPTCVEWQDAH; encoded by the coding sequence ATGGACTGGGACGCGGGAAGCGGCGTCGCCGTCGAGGTCCTCGCGACCGCACTCAAGGAGTTCCTGGTCACGGGGCATCGCCCCACGTGCGTCGAGTGGCAGGACGCGCACTGA
- a CDS encoding DddA-like double-stranded DNA deaminase toxin, with protein MTLLTDAVDATEAAATLLAHTTIGTSDPEIIATTDTFAEAYRRSAELLQTAQALHTHINTLADRLAPDTTGPPPARVDRIGRSLPPRPKGSAAQGVWLGPEGEETPMTSGPGDQWHAAAVDRAKSFKAPHNRAVRLARHVEVKPAMRMRVENRVAETLVMDRPVCGQLPEDAGKPFTCHNYLKWFLPPNATLTVVEPDGRQVTYRGAPDR; from the coding sequence CTGACCCTCCTCACCGACGCGGTCGACGCGACCGAAGCCGCCGCCACCCTCCTCGCCCACACCACCATCGGCACCTCGGACCCCGAGATCATCGCCACCACCGACACCTTCGCCGAGGCCTACCGCCGATCCGCCGAACTGCTCCAGACCGCACAAGCACTCCACACCCACATCAACACCCTCGCCGACCGCCTCGCACCCGACACGACCGGCCCGCCACCGGCACGTGTCGACAGAATCGGGCGATCGCTGCCGCCCAGGCCGAAGGGCAGCGCGGCCCAAGGAGTCTGGTTGGGGCCGGAGGGTGAGGAGACGCCGATGACCAGCGGGCCGGGTGACCAATGGCATGCTGCGGCCGTGGACCGTGCCAAGAGCTTCAAGGCACCGCACAACCGTGCGGTCCGGCTTGCCAGGCACGTCGAAGTGAAACCGGCGATGCGGATGCGGGTCGAGAACCGCGTGGCGGAGACCCTGGTGATGGACCGACCTGTCTGCGGCCAGTTGCCCGAGGACGCCGGAAAGCCGTTCACCTGCCACAACTACCTGAAGTGGTTCCTGCCTCCGAACGCCACCCTGACGGTCGTCGAACCCGACGGTCGCCAGGTCACCTACCGAGGAGCACCCGACCGATGA
- a CDS encoding Imm1 family immunity protein has product MRFTAGWTVHLPDSHRDGGEVRTIATAADVDALVVELGKDASEVAWIHHADRPLIPAPFTGEPGPDHILNAGIAYGYGYLGYLDPDHDFHHPVGDPASPVYHSDSEEFDAGSGIPVETLTSALKEFLATAQRPTCVDWTPASP; this is encoded by the coding sequence ATGCGTTTCACCGCCGGTTGGACCGTCCACCTCCCCGACAGCCACCGTGACGGCGGCGAGGTCCGGACGATCGCCACAGCCGCCGACGTCGACGCGCTGGTGGTCGAACTGGGCAAGGACGCCTCGGAGGTCGCGTGGATCCACCACGCGGACCGCCCGCTCATCCCCGCCCCGTTCACCGGCGAACCGGGTCCCGACCACATCCTCAACGCCGGCATCGCGTACGGCTACGGCTACCTGGGCTACCTGGACCCCGACCACGACTTCCACCATCCCGTCGGCGACCCGGCCTCGCCGGTCTACCACTCGGACTCCGAGGAGTTCGACGCCGGCAGCGGCATCCCCGTGGAAACCCTCACATCGGCCCTCAAGGAGTTCCTGGCCACGGCACAACGCCCGACCTGCGTCGACTGGACACCCGCCTCCCCATGA
- a CDS encoding Imm1 family immunity protein, with translation MSFTAYWGIHDGSIDNGEIRTITTDAEVDALVTELTKEISGFARIHHEGRPTMPVPFTGEPGPDHIVHAGVHRAYGYLGHLDPDHDFGHPVGDPASPVYHSDSEEFPAGSGIPVETLATALKEFLATGQRPTCVDWTPAYP, from the coding sequence ATGAGTTTCACCGCCTACTGGGGTATTCACGATGGCAGCATCGACAACGGCGAGATCCGGACGATCACCACGGATGCCGAGGTCGACGCCCTGGTCACGGAGTTGACCAAGGAGATTTCCGGCTTCGCCCGGATACACCACGAGGGCCGTCCCACGATGCCGGTTCCGTTCACCGGCGAACCGGGACCCGACCACATCGTCCACGCGGGTGTCCACCGGGCCTACGGCTACCTCGGCCACCTCGACCCGGACCACGACTTCGGCCACCCGGTCGGCGATCCGGCCTCGCCGGTCTACCACTCGGACTCCGAGGAATTTCCCGCCGGCAGCGGCATCCCCGTCGAGACCCTCGCCACGGCCCTCAAGGAGTTCCTGGCCACCGGACAACGCCCCACCTGCGTCGACTGGACGCCCGCCTACCCATGA
- a CDS encoding DddA-like double-stranded DNA deaminase toxin, which produces MASLSDVARTLRTAADALPLTLLAEAADAAQAAATLLAHTTVGTSDPEIIATTDTFAEAYRRCTELLQTAQALHTHINTLADRLAPDTTPPPPPAHVEPGRIEQNRRSLPVRPEGTETQGRWLRSNGDTVVVRSGPDDEWHDHALDFVRRMTGTSKHPASRLAVHVEVKLAMRMRHGRLTEETVVIDRTVCGRRPTDRQAQYTCDKFLKHFLPRGARLTVVERDGTRVVYEGEG; this is translated from the coding sequence ATGGCCTCCCTGTCTGATGTCGCGCGCACCCTGCGCACCGCGGCCGACGCCCTCCCCCTGACCCTCCTCGCCGAAGCCGCCGACGCGGCCCAAGCCGCAGCCACCCTCCTCGCCCACACCACCGTCGGCACGTCGGACCCCGAGATCATCGCCACCACCGACACCTTCGCCGAGGCCTACCGCCGCTGCACCGAACTGCTCCAGACCGCACAGGCACTCCACACCCACATCAACACCCTCGCCGACCGCCTGGCACCCGACACCACCCCGCCCCCGCCACCCGCTCATGTCGAACCGGGCCGGATCGAACAGAACCGCCGGTCCCTGCCTGTCCGACCCGAGGGCACCGAAACGCAGGGACGATGGCTGCGTTCGAACGGTGACACCGTGGTCGTCCGAAGTGGGCCGGATGACGAGTGGCACGATCACGCGCTGGACTTCGTACGACGGATGACCGGGACCTCGAAGCACCCAGCGAGCCGACTCGCCGTCCACGTCGAGGTCAAACTCGCGATGCGGATGCGCCACGGGCGCCTGACCGAGGAGACGGTGGTGATCGATCGAACCGTGTGCGGCCGACGGCCGACAGATCGACAGGCTCAGTACACCTGCGACAAGTTCCTCAAGCACTTCCTGCCGCGCGGCGCGCGTTTGACCGTGGTGGAACGCGATGGGACCCGGGTCGTCTACGAAGGAGAGGGATGA
- a CDS encoding Imm1 family immunity protein produces the protein MSITAAWQVYDGRPGSGETRVADTPADVDSLVVALSRGTSGVARIEHDTRPHRPHPFTGEPAADHLVMACVGDDFCYLYHVDPDHDPGHPVGDPASPVYHSDSEEFPAGSGIPVETLATALKEFLATGQRPTCVDWTPAYP, from the coding sequence GTGAGCATCACCGCGGCGTGGCAGGTCTACGACGGCAGGCCGGGCTCCGGCGAGACCAGGGTCGCCGACACCCCGGCGGACGTGGATTCCCTCGTCGTGGCCCTGAGCCGGGGCACGTCGGGCGTGGCCCGCATCGAACACGACACCCGCCCGCACCGACCCCACCCGTTCACCGGCGAACCGGCGGCGGACCACCTGGTCATGGCCTGTGTGGGCGACGATTTCTGCTACCTGTACCACGTGGATCCCGACCACGATCCCGGCCATCCCGTCGGGGACCCGGCCTCGCCGGTCTACCACTCGGACTCCGAGGAGTTTCCCGCCGGCAGCGGCATCCCCGTCGAGACCCTCGCCACGGCCCTCAAGGAGTTCCTGGCCACCGGACAACGCCCCACCTGCGTCGACTGGACGCCCGCCTACCCATGA
- a CDS encoding DddA-like double-stranded DNA deaminase toxin, protein MASLSDVAHTLRTAADTLPVALLAHTTTGTSDPEVIATTDTFAEAYRRCTELLQTAQALHTHINTLADHLAPLPSKPPGRDVDRIRQEIPAGVRGARAQGRWLGPGTDSTVLRSGSADEWHRPAFEFLAAAFGRRAPELELAKHMEIKLAVRMRTEGRRRETLVIDRMVCGREPHNRRFQATCDKILKYVLPPGATLTVIEHDGTPVTYRGVQ, encoded by the coding sequence ATGGCCTCCCTGTCGGACGTGGCACACACCCTCCGCACCGCGGCCGACACCCTCCCCGTCGCCCTCCTCGCCCACACCACGACCGGCACCTCGGACCCCGAGGTCATCGCCACCACCGACACCTTCGCCGAGGCCTACCGCCGCTGCACCGAACTGCTCCAGACCGCACAGGCACTGCACACCCACATCAACACCCTCGCCGACCATCTCGCACCCCTGCCCTCGAAACCTCCGGGCCGGGACGTCGACCGCATCCGCCAGGAGATCCCGGCCGGCGTGCGAGGTGCCCGGGCCCAGGGTCGGTGGCTCGGCCCCGGAACCGACTCGACGGTGTTGCGGAGCGGTTCGGCGGACGAGTGGCACCGGCCGGCGTTCGAATTCCTCGCCGCGGCTTTCGGCCGGCGGGCACCGGAACTCGAACTCGCCAAGCACATGGAGATCAAACTGGCGGTACGGATGCGCACGGAAGGACGGCGCCGGGAGACCCTGGTCATCGACCGCATGGTGTGCGGACGCGAGCCCCACAACCGGAGGTTCCAGGCGACCTGCGACAAGATCCTGAAGTACGTCCTGCCTCCGGGCGCGACGTTGACCGTGATCGAGCACGACGGAACCCCAGTGACCTACCGAGGAGTCCAGTGA
- a CDS encoding Imm1 family immunity protein yields the protein MSFTARWSIRDVDGGPDKGAIRTVTTDAEVDDLVGLLSDDVAETARIHHADRPLVPAPFTGKPGADHVLTAAVHAGYGYLGYLDPDHDFGHPVGDPASPVYHSDSEEFDAGSGIPVETLTSALKEFLATAQRPTCVDWTPASP from the coding sequence ATGAGTTTCACCGCCCGCTGGTCCATCCGCGACGTCGACGGCGGCCCCGACAAGGGCGCGATCAGGACCGTCACCACGGATGCCGAAGTCGACGACCTCGTCGGCCTCCTGAGCGACGACGTGGCCGAGACCGCACGGATCCACCACGCGGATCGCCCCCTCGTCCCCGCGCCGTTCACCGGCAAACCGGGTGCCGACCACGTCCTCACCGCAGCCGTCCACGCCGGCTACGGCTACCTCGGCTACCTCGACCCGGACCACGACTTCGGCCACCCGGTCGGCGACCCGGCCTCGCCGGTCTACCACTCGGACTCCGAGGAGTTCGACGCCGGCAGCGGCATCCCCGTGGAAACCCTCACATCGGCCCTCAAGGAGTTCCTGGCCACGGCACAACGGCCGACCTGCGTCGACTGGACACCCGCCTCCCCATGA
- a CDS encoding DddA-like double-stranded DNA deaminase toxin, with translation MTSLSDVAHTLRTAADTLPIALLADAADAAEAAATLLAHTTVGTSDPEIIATTDTFAEAYRRCTELLQTAQALHTHINTLADHLAPDTTPSAPRIEKTSQALPRRPRGTEAQGRWVRADGDTVVLRSGKRDEWHDRALDFIRATTGTVKHPVSRLATHVEVKLAMRMRHERLTDETMVIDREVCGRRPEDRDDDYTCDRYLKYFLPRGTRLTVVERTGTRVVYEGEG, from the coding sequence ATGACCTCCCTGTCGGACGTGGCACACACCCTCCGCACCGCGGCCGACACCCTCCCCATCGCCCTCCTCGCCGACGCGGCCGACGCGGCCGAAGCCGCCGCCACCCTCCTCGCCCACACCACCGTCGGCACGTCGGACCCCGAGATCATCGCCACCACCGACACCTTCGCCGAGGCCTACCGCCGCTGCACCGAACTGCTCCAGACCGCACAGGCACTCCACACCCACATCAACACCCTCGCCGACCATCTCGCACCCGACACCACCCCATCGGCGCCCCGGATCGAGAAGACCAGCCAGGCACTCCCCCGACGACCACGCGGAACAGAAGCCCAGGGCCGCTGGGTCCGCGCCGACGGCGACACGGTCGTCCTGCGCAGCGGGAAGCGGGACGAGTGGCACGATCGCGCACTGGATTTCATCCGGGCCACGACCGGAACGGTGAAGCACCCGGTGAGCCGACTCGCCACGCACGTCGAGGTCAAACTCGCGATGCGAATGCGCCACGAACGCCTGACCGACGAGACGATGGTGATCGACCGGGAGGTGTGCGGCCGGCGGCCGGAAGATCGGGACGACGACTACACCTGCGACCGTTACCTCAAGTACTTCCTCCCGCGCGGAACCCGCCTGACGGTGGTCGAGCGCACCGGCACCCGAGTCGTCTACGAAGGAGAAGGATGA
- a CDS encoding glycosyltransferase family 4 protein, producing MARPLKVLIDGTPLLGHRTGIGRYTAALAEELASTDDVDVRAVAFTLRGWRGLRTVLPHEVVARGLPVSARLLRQAWLRFPFPPVELLAGPSDVMHATNFVLPPSLRAGGVTTIHDLAFLDAPGDLPPSDRRLPELVRQSAHRAAVVCTPTHAVAATVAERLGVAPDKIVVTPLGVDPAWFAAQPPSEALRSRLHLPREYLLFVGAGGPRKGLEPLLTAHASRPELPPLVLAGPHRSGVDGRVLRTGYLGEPDLRAIVAGAAALVLPSRDEGFGLPVLEALACHVPVVCSDVPALREVAGGHATHVPFGDTEGLADALTVAVETTPDPVAQAARRAHAAEFTWRRTAEKTVEAYRRAASR from the coding sequence GTGGCTAGGCCGTTGAAGGTGCTCATCGACGGCACGCCGTTGCTGGGGCACCGCACGGGGATCGGCCGGTACACGGCCGCGTTGGCCGAGGAACTGGCGTCGACCGACGACGTGGACGTGCGCGCGGTGGCGTTCACGCTGCGCGGGTGGCGCGGGCTGCGGACGGTGTTGCCGCACGAGGTCGTGGCGCGCGGTCTGCCGGTGTCGGCGCGGCTGTTGCGGCAGGCGTGGCTGCGGTTCCCGTTCCCGCCGGTGGAGTTGCTGGCGGGGCCGTCCGACGTCATGCACGCGACGAACTTCGTGCTGCCGCCGTCGTTGCGCGCGGGTGGCGTGACCACGATCCACGACCTGGCGTTCCTCGACGCGCCCGGCGACCTGCCCCCGTCGGACCGGCGGCTGCCGGAACTGGTCCGGCAGTCGGCCCACCGGGCGGCCGTGGTGTGCACGCCGACGCACGCGGTCGCGGCCACCGTGGCCGAGCGGCTGGGCGTGGCGCCGGACAAGATCGTCGTGACGCCGCTGGGCGTGGACCCGGCGTGGTTCGCCGCGCAGCCGCCGTCGGAGGCGTTGCGGTCGAGGCTGCACCTGCCGCGCGAGTACCTGCTGTTCGTGGGCGCGGGCGGACCGCGCAAGGGCCTGGAGCCGTTGCTGACCGCGCACGCCTCGCGCCCCGAACTGCCCCCGCTGGTCCTGGCCGGCCCGCATCGGTCCGGTGTGGACGGTCGCGTCCTGCGGACCGGTTACCTGGGCGAGCCGGACCTGCGCGCGATCGTGGCGGGTGCCGCGGCGCTGGTGCTGCCGTCCCGCGACGAGGGCTTCGGCCTGCCGGTGCTGGAGGCGTTGGCGTGCCACGTGCCCGTGGTGTGCTCGGACGTGCCGGCGTTGCGCGAGGTGGCGGGCGGCCACGCCACCCACGTGCCGTTCGGCGACACCGAGGGTTTGGCGGACGCGTTGACGGTCGCCGTGGAAACCACCCCCGACCCGGTGGCGCAGGCGGCACGGCGGGCACACGCGGCCGAGTTCACGTGGCGCCGGACGGCGGAGAAGACCGTCGAGGCTTATCGTCGGGCCGCTTCACGCTGA
- a CDS encoding glycosyltransferase, which yields MERAILPEVSVVVVNYRGAEDTITCLRALRDDLAYPADKLQVVVVDNASGDGGADRIRAAFPDVTVVDSPTNQGFAGGCNLGVEHATGAVLAFLNNDARPHRDWLTEAVRVLRREPGVGAVASKVLDWEGRTIDFVDGGLTWFGMGYKRHAGQPDDGSHDVPRDVLFGTGSALVVRTSVFKSLNGFDERFFMFYEDVDLGWRMNLRGWRVRYEPASLTYHRHHASMSTVDISRELYLLERNALAALYKNLSDETLAKVLPAALALVVRRATARGDIDPRQLEITRRPADPADDAAPVPVPRQALAGFLAIDQFVELMPSLAESRKKEQAARRRTDADLVPLMRKAMEPAYPLPRYLAAHEILVDLFGLDEVFGRPRRVLVLTGDAISEKMAGPAIRAWNMADVLSGEHEVRLVTVNPLCTPPDAPFPVLRVRTGDVGEQVAWADVVVLQGHAMEYVPSLKDAANTKIVVCDMYDPMHLELLEQGKDDTDEQREKDLLGVTKVLNNQLRRGDFFLCASERQRHFWLGHLAALGRLTPSLYDNDPTVRSLLAIAPFGLSGKPPQRTGPGLRATLGLAESDKVVLWAGGVYSWFDPLTLVAAIDTLRARRPDVRLVFLGMKHPNPEVPDMDIAGRTRALAKRLELTGTHVFFNETWVPYQDRQNWLLDADCGVTTHYEHVETTFAFRTRVLDYLWSGLPIVTTDGDSFADLVRREGLGVVVGSEDPDALADALEKALYDKEFADACAERIAAVRERFTWEVALAPLVEFCRDPRPATDRLPGSATLVRNRPLALGEKLQRDVKLVKEYLDAGGAGEVARRATGRVLKKLRRG from the coding sequence GTGGAGCGAGCGATCCTGCCCGAAGTGTCCGTGGTCGTGGTCAACTACCGCGGCGCGGAGGACACCATCACCTGCCTGCGCGCGCTCCGCGACGACCTCGCCTACCCGGCGGACAAACTCCAGGTCGTCGTGGTGGACAACGCATCCGGTGACGGCGGCGCGGACCGCATCCGCGCGGCGTTCCCCGACGTGACGGTGGTGGACTCGCCCACCAACCAGGGTTTCGCGGGCGGCTGCAACCTCGGCGTCGAGCACGCCACGGGAGCGGTCCTGGCGTTCCTCAACAACGACGCCCGCCCGCACCGCGACTGGCTCACCGAGGCCGTCCGCGTGCTGCGCCGGGAGCCCGGCGTCGGCGCGGTCGCGAGCAAGGTCCTGGACTGGGAGGGCCGGACGATCGACTTCGTCGACGGCGGCCTGACCTGGTTCGGCATGGGCTACAAGCGGCACGCCGGGCAGCCCGACGACGGCTCCCACGACGTGCCCCGCGACGTGCTGTTCGGCACCGGCTCCGCGCTGGTGGTGCGGACGTCGGTGTTCAAGAGCCTCAACGGGTTCGACGAGCGGTTCTTCATGTTCTACGAGGACGTCGACCTCGGCTGGCGGATGAACCTTCGCGGCTGGCGGGTCCGCTACGAACCGGCGTCCCTGACCTACCACCGGCACCACGCTTCGATGTCCACAGTGGACATCAGTCGCGAGCTGTACCTGTTGGAGCGCAACGCGTTGGCCGCGCTCTACAAGAACCTCTCGGACGAAACCCTGGCGAAGGTCCTGCCCGCCGCGCTCGCCCTGGTCGTCCGCCGGGCCACCGCGCGCGGCGACATCGACCCCCGGCAGCTCGAGATCACCCGCCGCCCGGCCGACCCGGCCGACGACGCGGCACCCGTGCCCGTCCCCCGCCAGGCGCTCGCCGGGTTCCTGGCGATCGACCAGTTCGTCGAGCTGATGCCGTCGCTGGCCGAGTCGCGCAAGAAGGAGCAGGCGGCCCGCCGCCGCACGGACGCGGACCTGGTCCCGTTGATGCGCAAGGCGATGGAGCCCGCCTACCCGCTGCCGCGCTACCTGGCCGCGCACGAGATCCTCGTCGACCTGTTCGGCCTGGACGAGGTCTTCGGCCGGCCGCGGCGCGTGCTCGTGCTGACCGGCGACGCGATCTCGGAGAAGATGGCCGGCCCCGCGATCCGGGCCTGGAACATGGCCGACGTGCTGTCCGGCGAGCACGAGGTCCGCCTGGTCACGGTGAACCCGCTGTGCACGCCGCCCGACGCGCCGTTCCCCGTACTGCGGGTGCGGACCGGGGATGTCGGCGAGCAGGTGGCGTGGGCGGACGTCGTCGTGTTGCAGGGTCACGCGATGGAGTACGTGCCGTCGTTGAAGGACGCCGCGAACACCAAGATCGTGGTCTGCGACATGTACGACCCGATGCACCTGGAACTGCTGGAGCAGGGCAAGGACGACACGGACGAGCAGCGGGAGAAGGACCTGCTCGGCGTGACGAAGGTGCTCAACAACCAGCTCCGCCGCGGCGACTTCTTCCTGTGCGCGTCCGAACGGCAGCGGCACTTCTGGCTCGGGCACCTGGCGGCACTGGGCCGGCTGACCCCGTCGCTGTACGACAACGACCCCACGGTGCGGTCGCTGCTGGCGATCGCGCCGTTCGGGCTCTCCGGCAAGCCGCCGCAGCGCACCGGGCCAGGACTGCGGGCCACGCTCGGCCTCGCCGAGTCGGACAAGGTCGTGCTGTGGGCCGGCGGCGTCTACAGCTGGTTCGACCCGCTGACCCTGGTCGCCGCGATCGACACGCTGCGGGCCCGGCGACCCGACGTCCGACTGGTGTTCCTCGGGATGAAGCACCCCAACCCCGAGGTGCCGGACATGGACATCGCCGGGCGGACCCGGGCGTTGGCCAAGCGGCTGGAGCTGACCGGAACGCACGTGTTCTTCAACGAGACGTGGGTGCCCTACCAGGACCGGCAGAACTGGCTGCTCGACGCGGACTGCGGCGTCACCACGCACTACGAGCACGTCGAGACCACGTTCGCGTTCCGCACACGCGTGCTCGACTACCTCTGGTCGGGACTGCCGATCGTGACCACCGACGGCGACTCGTTCGCCGACCTGGTCCGGCGCGAGGGCCTGGGCGTCGTGGTCGGCTCGGAGGACCCGGACGCGCTGGCCGACGCCCTGGAGAAGGCGTTGTACGACAAGGAGTTCGCCGACGCGTGCGCCGAGCGGATCGCGGCCGTGCGGGAGCGGTTCACATGGGAGGTGGCGCTGGCGCCGCTGGTCGAGTTCTGCCGCGACCCGCGCCCGGCCACCGACCGGCTGCCCGGTTCGGCGACGCTGGTGCGCAACCGGCCGTTGGCGTTGGGCGAGAAGCTCCAGCGCGACGTGAAGCTGGTCAAGGAGTACCTGGACGCGGGCGGTGCCGGCGAGGTGGCCCGCCGCGCGACCGGCCGGGTGCTCAAGAAGCTGCGCCGTGGCTAG